In a genomic window of Patescibacteria group bacterium:
- a CDS encoding methyltransferase domain-containing protein has product MNYIRFQDKNISKISAGHQKWYQANSSVWGERYMKEKEHILTRERSKKETRIIVKYLPQKCKKILDAPCGYGRISNSLSALGYEVTGIDISDYFINLARKQATQKGLKVSYIAGDILKKKVLGKFDVVLNIFTSLGYLENDKKNELFIEKLCQHVKSGGGLIIETINPIALIANYKKKETITLKDGTRLYFERILDFRTSTSVTKIQEVKQNSNPRNLVHIIRIYYPHELINICRKFGCNLVEMLDQNGKAKDIKNSLRIWLIFKKK; this is encoded by the coding sequence ATGAACTATATCAGATTTCAAGATAAGAATATTAGTAAAATATCTGCTGGACACCAAAAATGGTATCAAGCTAATAGTAGTGTTTGGGGTGAGCGATATATGAAAGAAAAAGAGCATATCTTGACCCGAGAGCGCAGTAAGAAAGAAACGCGAATTATCGTAAAATACTTACCACAAAAATGTAAAAAAATTCTTGATGCTCCCTGTGGCTACGGACGAATTTCGAATAGTTTATCCGCGCTCGGCTACGAAGTAACAGGTATTGATATTAGCGATTATTTTATCAATCTTGCAAGAAAACAAGCCACTCAGAAAGGTTTAAAAGTTTCATACATAGCCGGAGATATTCTCAAGAAAAAAGTGTTGGGAAAATTTGATGTGGTATTAAATATTTTTACCTCACTGGGCTATCTTGAAAATGATAAGAAAAATGAATTATTTATTGAAAAATTATGCCAGCATGTTAAGTCGGGTGGCGGCTTAATCATTGAAACCATTAACCCCATAGCACTTATAGCTAATTACAAGAAGAAAGAAACAATAACATTGAAAGACGGAACAAGACTTTATTTTGAGCGCATCCTAGATTTTAGGACATCAACGAGCGTAACAAAAATTCAGGAAGTTAAGCAGAATAGTAATCCCAGGAATCTTGTTCATATTATAAGGATTTACTATCCGCATGAACTAATAAATATTTGCAGAAAATTTGGTTGTAATTTGGTTGAGATGCTTGATCAAAATGGTAAAGCAAAAGATATCAAAAATTCTTTACG
- a CDS encoding helix-turn-helix domain-containing protein, with translation MSNNNQGSKIAKNLKKIRQDKGISQDRLSKLADLSLNTVVTVESGANPNPTIETLTRIAKALDVGVDDLIK, from the coding sequence ATGTCAAATAATAATCAAGGTTCAAAAATAGCCAAAAACTTAAAGAAAATCCGGCAAGATAAGGGCATTTCTCAAGATCGCCTGTCAAAACTTGCGGATTTGTCGCTCAATACTGTGGTAACGGTAGAATCCGGCGCAAACCCAAACCCAACCATTGAAACACTGACAAGAATCGCCAAAGCATTGGATGTTGGCGTTGATGATCTAATAAAGTAA